The Spirochaetales bacterium DNA segment GTAGCTACGCGTATAACGGGAGGTGGTATACGTTCGATCACGTCCTTCTCACGCGTGGATTATGCGATGGGGACGGCCTCGATTACCGTACCGGAAGCTTTTCCGTTGTGAAGCATTCTTTTCTTGTGGATAAGCATACCGGTTTCCCGATAAAATGGGATACCTCCCGGAAAAAGGGATATTCGGACCATCTCCCTCTCCTGATAAAAGTGGGGGTAGCCGGAAACAATGAATAACGGGAGGGGGTGGATTACGCGACTTTCCCGGTCACAGGTAGATTTCGCATTTTTTGAGGAAATATTCGATTTCCTTCATATACTTTCCCATGATATCATTGCAGATCGATATTTTCTGGACGGGCGAACAATAGGCGAGAAGGGACTGGTGTGCTTCGATAATCTCGAGCCATATATCGGGGTCGGAGACGAGACCGAGTTTCCTCATATTCGCGATACACTCTTCTTCGCTGTTCGAAATGGCTCCGAATTCCGAGACCTCGACGATCTTGAAAAAAATATGAACGACGATCTCGATCGCCCGTCCGAACCGGGAGAGAAAGATGCCGTACGAAGCAAACTCGGAATCGGAGTAGTCCTTTTCTTCCGCGAGTGGAGGGAGCGTCTCTTTCCCCGAGAAAAGCGGTTCGACCGCTTTTTTTACCTTTTCAAAATTCGATACAAGCAGATCCTTTTGCTTTTCCATATTCATTTACCATTCAAATGCGAAGTCCGCTTGCCCGCAATCGGACGATGTTCGACTCTACCATTGAACGGATGAAATGGCAACGACGGTGATTGAAAAAGGTGTAAAAATCGAATGTCACGGAGGAGCTTATTTTTCCCTTTTGATAACCGGCGGCCGCCACTTTGTGATTTTTTTCTTATGAATGTTTTCTTGCGTACCCAGGCCCGATTCTTTTTGTTCCGCCTCCGTTCGCGATTTCTCCTCACGAGATGGGGTTTCAAGAAGGTTGAGCAGTCCGAGATACCGGTCATACAACTCCGCCGTGAGAGGCGAGGTGCAGGAGGTATCCGCTATAATATATTGATTTCCGCAGGCCGCATCCGCTATTTCGGTTGCGGCCTCGATGTACTGTCTTTCGGCCCCGCGTTCCTTTCCGCCAAAAACAAGCTGTGTATAGTCGATCCTGTTTTTCTTGAAAAGACCTATGTAATGAAAGGTATCCGCCCGGTCGTCCGGTAATCCGTCGGTAAAAAGAATGATTTTGTTACAGATATCCCTGTCCTTGTGGTGGAGTACTTTTTTAATGAAGGACGCATAACGGCGTTCTTTTTGAGGTATTTCCCTGCCTGAAAGCGGATAGAAAAGCGGTTTGCATTCATCCGAAAATGCGTAAAGACGTAATTCGGTTCCTTTGAGAAGGGGGACGAGACGTGTATGGAGAAACCGTAAAGCGGCGTTGACCGCATCCCAGTTTTCCTTTTCTTTCACGCCCCCCGAATAATCCACGACACAGTGAAGCAGTACCTTTCTGTCCCGCGGCAGGGAAAAAGGAAGAGATGTTCCGCGAGAGAGAAGGTGTCCCAGTGATACAACGGTATCCGGATTTTTGAACAATGAAGGAACAAGCGTCGACGAGCCGGGAGTAAACGGCAGGGTGAATGAGTTGTATCTGTCTTTTATACAGGCCGCCGGGTTCACGCATTCCGTTTCGGAAAGCGGTTTGTCGAGGGGATCGGTAAGGGAGGCTTTTTCAAAGACGATTTTTTTTTCAGAGAAATAGGAGGAGCGGACCGCATTGAGTTTTTGAACGAACTCCTCCCCGTCTCTGATCCGGCGGGATATGGTGACGGGCCTGATACCGGGGTAAACCCGCGCGACCAGAATATCACGTTCATAGAGGAAACGGTACCGGTCTTTGAGTTCTTCGATAAGCCCCGCCGTGAGAACGGGAAAGCCCCTGAGTTCATAGGGAACCGTGTCATTGATGAGGATGCCCCCCAGAAAGATCATCCCCGGTTCTATCTCACGCCATTTGATTTTTTCTATCTTTTTGATTCCTTCAATAGTAAAGAACATACATCAAGTCTAAAGGCAATATGAAAAGATTTCAAGAAGGCGTATCTTCGTTCGAGAGTTTTTACCGGCAATACTGTTGACAAAAACTTTAGAACGATTAATATAGCCTGTAATCGGGAAAAATTGTAACTTTTCCCGCCATGTGTGGTTTATAAAAAAAACATAGTCATCGTTATTTTAATGACATCGAAAATAATGCCCGTTTGTATCTTCCGGAAAGGAAACGGGTATGGAGAGGTCGGTACGGCCTTCACCGTAACGCGTACCGGACTCTTATGCGACTCGATATGACAGAAAGGGGATAAGCAATGGCTTTAGATGTGAAAAAGATCGGGGAAAAGGTTGAAAAGGAAAGCGGTACACTTACGAATATCAGAAAAGAAATACAGGGAGTCATTATCGGACAGGAATATCTTGTCGAACGCCTTCTGATCGGGCTGTTGTGCAACAGCCATATCCTTATCGAGGGAGTACCCGGTCTGGCAAAAACGCTTTCCGTCACCACGCTCGCGAAAACGATCGACGCCTCATTTAAGCGTATTCAATTCACCCCCGACCTCCTGCCGGCAGACCTAGTGGGGACACTCATCTACCATCCGAAAACGGGAGAGTTTACCACCAAAAAAGGTCCTATTTTTTCGAATATCATCCTTGCCGATGAAATCAACCGGGCACCTGCCAAGGTGCAAAGCGCCCTCCTCGAGGCGATGCAGGAGCGCCAGGTAACGATCGGAGACGAAACACACAGGCTCGACGATCCCTTTATGGTCCTGGCTACCCAGAATCCGATCGAACAGGAAGGGACCTACCCGCTCCCCGAAGCCCAGGTCGACAGGTTTATGCTCAAACTCAAAGTCACGTATCCCTCGCGGGCCGAGGAACTCCAGATATTGCGCCGTATGGCGGTGAGTTCGGTGAATATCGATGTAAAGCCGGTCCTAAAGCCAAAGGATATTATCCGGCTGAGGGGACTCGCGGACGAGATCTATATGGATGAGAAGATCGAGGAATATATCGTCGATATCGTCCAGGCGACCAGGACGCCTTCGACCTTCAATCTCGATATCGAGGACCTGATCCAGTACGGGGCGTCCCCGCGTGCGACCATTTATCTTACCGTCGCCTCGAAGGCCCACGCGCTTGTCGAGGGACGCAGTTATGTCACGCCGCAGGATGTCAAATCCATCGGCATGGATGTGCTCAGACATCGGGTCATCGTGAGTTACGAGGCGGAAGCGGAGGAAAAAACGCCCGAGGATATAATACAGCAGATATTTGATACAGTCGAAGTGCCATGATATCGAAAGAACTATCGCGTAAAATAAGGTATATACAGATCTATACCACAAAGGCGGTCAATAATGTATTCGCCGGCGAGTACGAAAGTGCGTTCAAGGGACAGGGGATGGAGTTCGAGGATGTCCGTGAGTACCAGCCGGGCGACGAGGTGAGAAGCATCGACTGGAACGTGACCGCGCGAATGGGAAGACCTTTTATCAAACGGTTTGTCGAAGAGCGCGAACTCACCGTTATTTTTCTCGTCGACCTTTCCGCTTCCGGCTCGTTCGGAAGTGTCAGGAAATCGAAGAATGAAATCGCGGCCGAACTATGCGCACTCCTGTCCTTCGCGGCAATAAAAAACAATGACAAGGTCGGACTCATTGTCTTTACCGATGTGGTTGAAATGTTCATTCCGCCAAAAAAAGGAAATACCCATGTCCTTCGTCTCATACGCGAGCTTCTCATGTTCAGGCCGGGAAAGGTCGATACCGATATCCGTGAAGGACTCAATTATCTGGGCCGGGTGACGAGAAAGCGGGCGGTCGTCTTTCTGGTTTCCGACTTTCTGGAAACGGGATTTGAAAGGCAGATGCGGATCATGGCCAACCGCCACGATTTGATCGCGGTATCGATTACCGATCCCCGTGAAGTAAACATGCCGAATGTGGGGTTGCTCGAGCTGGAAGACGCTGAGACCGGTGAGATTATCACCATCGATACGGGTGATCCGGCGGTAAGAAGGATGTACGAACGCCGGGGAAGGGAACGGGAAGATCTTCTGAAAAAGCTTTTCCATTCCACGGGCGTCGATCATATCGATATACGGACGGACCGGGATTATTTGCAGAAAATCATGCGGTTTTTCCTCGAACGGGAAAAACGGCCTTAAGAAATCCAGGAGTAACAGATGAGTGATAAAAAACTTGATTTCAGTCTTCCGGAAACAAAACAAAAGAATTCCGCCGCACAGCTTGTTATGCTGATCCTGCTCGCGGGTATTCTCGTTGTCGGGACCCTCAATCTCGTCTTCGTCTTTTTCCCTCCGGCAGGAGGAAAGGCGGCGGACGCTTCGAACCGGCTTTCCGCAGGGAAACAGAAGGAACTTGCCCTCAAACTCCAGAAGAGGGGACTCCATGAAGCGGCCGCCGCCGCATGGGAGGATTATCTCGCGAAAGCGGCGATACCGGACCCCGAACGGGCGTCGATCTGGTATACGATAGGAAAAATCCGGCAGGAAGCGGGGGATTACGAAGGGGCCTTAACCGGTTATTATATGTCCGAAGCCGTTTTCCAGGTGGAGGAACTGATACCGGAGATCGGGAGGAGGGTACAGGAATGTATCGAAGCGCTCGGTAAGTTTGCGGCACTCAGGCGGGAACTTTCGGAACGGGTGGGTATGGAAGAATCGGTTTCCGGCGATCACGTTGTCGCCGAGATAGGACCTGAAAAGATCACCAAAGCGGATCTGGACGGCAAGATCGAACAGTATGTGGGGCTGTTGATCTCCCAATATGCCGCATTTATGGAACCGGATGCTTTGAACAAGCAGAAAGAGGAGTTGTTCAAGCAGTTTTCGGGAAAAGACGGCCGGGAACGGATGCTCAATCAATATATTATCGAAGAGATTCTCTACAGAAAGGCGAGGGAGGAACAACTCGCGGAAAAACCGGAGGTGCGTTCGCTTCTCAAGCAGACTGAAAAACAGCTTTTGGCGCAGCAGCTTCTCGCCAAAAGGATCGCCGAACGGATCAACATTACCGAATCGGACCTTAAATCCTATTATGAGGGGAATAAAGGAAAATATATCCAGGACGGCAAACAGAAAAATTACGAGGAGGTAAAATCCGAGGTTTACCGGGATCTACGCGGTGATAAGGAACGGGAAGTTCAGGAAAATTTTCTCGAAGAACTGCGGCAGCAGTATAATGTTGTCGTCTATCCATCTCGTTTGACGGGGGAGACGGGTGGTGAAGATCGGGAATAATCATTCGATATCGTTGCCGGCGCGGCTTTTTTCCGTACTACTCCTCGTTGTTTTCTCCTGCGGTCCCGCTGAAAAGAAATGGGACGAGGCGGCGGTTTTCGAGATCGAAAAAAAATATGAAAGGGGTCCCCTTACCCTGCTTTTAAAAATAGATAAAAAGGAAATCACGATCGCGGATCGAATCACATTTGTTCTGGATGCGACGATCGGGAAGGAGTACCATATACAATTCCCGGAGTTCGGCGAAAATCTCGAACAGTTCAGCATCGTCGATTTCAGGAATCCCGCCCCGAAACTTGTCGACGACCTGCATATTCGCAAGACCGTTACCTACGAACTCGAACCCTTTCTCTCCGGCGAATACACCATTCCGGCCATGACCGTGAAATTCTGGACTGATGAAGAAGATCCGGACGATCCGCACATTCTGCAAACGGAAGCAGAGACGATAACGGTCACATCGATTCTCACGGAAGAGGGAAAGCTTGAAGTGAAGGACGTCACCGGGCCGGTCAGTCCGCCTCCGCCGGATCTCGGCTGGCTTTTTACCCTGATCGGCGGTATCATCCTCGGTGGTGCGGGGATCGCGGGCGGCCTCGTATGGTTTTTTCACTCGAGGAAGGCTGACAACCCGATTATCACGATTCCGGCGCATGAGGCGGCATTCAGGGAGTTGAAATCCCTTGTCGCGATGGGCCTCGTCGAAAAAGGAGCATACAGGGAGTTTTATTTTCGAATCAGCAATATCCTGAGGCACTATCTCGAAAACCGCTTCCACCTCCATGCGCCGGAGCAGACGACGGAAGAGTTTCTCCACGATATAAAACAAAGGGAATTACTTTCCGCCGAACAAAAGAAGCGGCTGTCTGCGTTTCTCACGCACTGCGACCTTGTCAAGTTCGCGACACATCTTCCGACGAATGAAGAGGTCCAGTCGACATTCGATTGCTGCAAGGATTTTATTACGACGACCCGTGACGATAATGCCAGGATTGAAGAGAGGACATCGACGGTTAAAACGGCGGATACGAACGCCGAAACCAAAGCTCCCCCTCACTCCGGCGGTACCATCGGCGAGATGTCCGATGATGCTGTCGCCGACACTTCCGACGGCAAAGCCGTCGATACTTCCAAACATACCACCATCGATTCTTCCCGGCATACGATGGAACGGAAGGAGGGAAAATAAATGCTTCACTTCGATGCTCCGCTGGCATTCCTTCTCCTTCTTATTTTCCCTTTTCTCATCTACATGCATTTTCGAGGGAAAAAGAAAACGGGAATCCGTTTTTCTTCGACGCAACACGCCGCCCGGGTTCCCGTTTCGCTCCGGCAGCGTCTATCCGTCATACCGTTCGTTTTAAGGCTTCTTGCCCTTCTCCTGTTTATAATCGCGATCGCCCGTCCGCAGGAGGGGAAGGAGATGGTCCGGGACATGAGCAGGGGTGTGGCGATCGAGATGGTCCTCGACCGGTCGAGCAGCATGACACTCATGAAGGATATCGGGAATAAAACATATACCCGGCTCGATATCGTAAAAGAAGCTTTCGAGGAGTTTGTCGGGGGCAGCGGGAACGGTCCTTCCGGCGGGTCACTTGCCGGAAGGCCGCAGGACCTGATCGGAATGATCGCGTTCGCCCGTTATGCGGACACGATGTGCCCGCTTACCCTTTCCCACGGCGCGCTGCTCCGTTTCAGTGAAAGCGTCAAAACCGTGGTTCCAGGCGGTCCGGAAGACGGGACCTCGATCGGGGACGCGGTCGCCCTCGCCGCTGCGCGGCTCAAGACGGCGGAGGCGTCCCTTGCCGAACAACTGGAAAATGACGAGTCGGACTACGAGATTAAAAGCAAGGTGATCATTCTTCTGACCGACGGCGAGGATACGGGCATCGGGAAGCGCACCCCCCTCGAAGCGGCGGAACTCGCTGCGGAATGGGGAATTAAGATTTACACGATCGGATTGAGTGGAAGAGACTGGTATGCGATCCAGGAAGATTTTTTCGGCAGGCGGAGGGTGCCCGTTCCCTCGCGAGTCGACACCTCGATTCTGAAGAAAATGGCGGACGAAACGGGCGGGATCTTCCGCATCGCCGAAGACCTCAATTCACTCAAGGACATCTACGGGGAGATCGATTCTCTCGAAAAAAGTGAAATCGAGTCGATCCGTTTCCTCGATTACAGGGAGCTTTTCGTTCCATTCGCCCTGATCGCCTTGATATTGTTGATCGCTGAAGCGGCGCTTTCGGCCACCATATGGAGGCGAATACCATGAACGGGATATTTTTCAGCAATGTCGGGGCATTCTTTCTCTTGTGGGTTCTCCCCCTCATCGTCTTTTTCCATATGTATGCCGGGTATCAACGGAAAAAAAGTCTCATGAGGTTCGCCGACGAACAGATGCTCGCTCGCATCAATGTCAGCGTGCAGCCCGGAAGGCGAAAGGTGAAACTCGTCCTCCTGCTTGCCGCGTTCTCGTTCGTCGTCGTGGCAATGGCACGGCCGGGATGGAATCCCCAGCCGCGAAAGATACAGCGAATGGGGAGGGACGTCGTTTTTGTGATCGATGTCTCGAAGAGCATGCTCGCCGAAGATTTGGCGCCGAACAGACTCGAGCGGGCGAAACTCGCCGTTATCGATTGCGTCGAACGCCTCGAGGGCGACCGGGTGGCGCTCGTCGCCTTTGCCGGAACCGCCGCCGTCAAGTGTCCCCTCACCCTCGATTACGGATTTTTCCGGAACATGGTGGAGGATATATCTGTCTACAGCATCGCGCGGGGGGGGACCAATATCGGGGACGCGATCCGCGCGGTGATCGATAACGTGTTCGACGACAGGGAAAAGCGTTACAAGGACATCATCCTCATCACCGACGGAGAAGACCACGACAGTTACCCGGAAGATGCGGCAAAGGCTGCCGGCGAAAAGGGCATCCGCCTTCTCGCGTTCGGCCTGGGCGACGAGAACACGGGCCGCCGTATTCCGGTTACGGATGAAAACGGTAACAGGACGTTTCTGCGTTATACGGACAAAAACGGGGAGGAAGTGGAGGTCTGGTCCAAACTCGACGCCGATATGCTGAGGAAGATGGTGAACGCGACGCCGGGAGGGAAGTACCTGAATGTCGCGACGGGCACCTTCGACCTGGGAGAGATCTATCTGAACCTCGTCGCGAGCGCGGAAAAAAAGGAACTCGAATCTTCCACCATCACCCTCTATGAAGAACGCTTTCAGTTTTTCCTGCTGTTGGGTGTCGTCCTGCTGTGCGTCGAGGAACTCGTCGCCATACGAAGGGGGAGAAAAAAAGATGAAGCCGGATAAGGTATTTTGCATGCTGTTGGCGATACTGCCGTCTTTCCTTTTCGCGTCGGGAAGCGGAGAAAAGATCGCTTCGGGAAACAGGGCGCTCGCCGGGGGAGATTTCGCGAAGGCGCTTTCACTTTACGAGGAAGCGGCGGTCGCCGAGCCCGAGTCCCCGTATGTGTATTTCAACAAGGGGCTCGCCTATTACGGCCTCGGGGATTACGAAAAGGCCAGAGAGTCCTTTCTGGAATCGGCGGCAAAAACGCCGGATATTTCACTCGAAGCAAAGGCGTATTATAATCTGGGGAACTGCGATTTTTTCGATGCCGCCCGTTTTGTCGAAACCGATCTCGAGAAAGCGATCGAACTCTATCAAAGTGCGATCACCAATTACCGGCTCGCCCTCGAACGCAACGAAACCCTCACGGATGCAACGCAAAATATCGAGGTGACGAGGCTTATCGTGAAAGACCTGCTCGACAAACTCAAACAGCAGCAGGAACAACAGAAAGAGCAGCGCCAGAAGCAGGAGGAGATTGCAAAAAAAATCAAGGAACTGATCGATCGCGAGCAGAAAGAGATCGAACATACGGCGGCACTCAGGGACGAAAAGGCCGGAAAGGGAACTTCGCCGTCGCTTTCGAACAGCGTGAGAAAGGTAAAGGAGAATCAACAGCAAATACGGAAGGAAACGGTCGAAACCTCGGGGAAAATCGAGGCGTTGATGAATCAGGGGATGGGGCAGCAGGGTTCCCCCCTCGGGGCCGCAAAGGAACATGTGGATATGTCCGTCAATCATCAGCAGCTGGCGGAAAATCAGCTTACTTCGATGAATCTCGAGGGGGGGGTGGGGAGTGAAGAGGATGCGCGCGATGAACTCATCAAGGCCCTCGAAGCCCTCACGGGAGAACCGCAGGGGGGTGGTGAGAAACAGCAGGAAGAGCGGGAACGACAGGAAGGAGAGCGGCAAAAGCAGAGTGAGGAGGAAATGAAGGCGCAGGCTGAAAAAGCGGAGGATATTCTCGATGAAGAAGAGGAGAACAGGAAAAAAGTGCAGCAACAGGCAACCGGTTATCAGGCGCCGCCGAAGGATTGGTGATGATATGAAGAACGGGACGAATGTACCATTGAACGTATTCATCATAAGCGTGCTTTTGATTTTTCTGATGACGCCGGCAGCGGCGGCCGCGGATGATCTCGCAGCGGTCGCTTCCGTCGAGAAAAGCGATGTATTCCTGGGTGAGGATTTCATCTACCAGATTTCGGTCAAAGGGAGTAATTCCCCGGAGCAGCCGCAGCTTTCGGGTATTTCGGGATTCGATGTCTCATATCTGGGGGGCGCCGACCAGTCGAATTCGTTTACCATCATCATCAATGGTGAAAAAACGGTCAACGAAAGCAAGGCGTATATTTTTCAGTACCGGCTGACCCCGCGGCAGACGGGCACACTCACGATCCCGTCGGTGATGGTAAGGGCCGAGGGAAAGAACCTCGCGACCTCGCCGATCGTAATACGGGTGTCGAAGCCGGAAGAAGTCGCGGATTACAAGTTTCGTCTCCGGTTTTCGAAGACGAGCTGTTATATCGGTGACAGCATCACGGTCACGGCAGTATGGTATTTCGCGAAGAATGTTCAGGATCCGTCTTTCAATGTGCCGCTGTTCGAGGACAATCACTTCAGGGTCGTCACCCCGGAGATAAAGAGGGAACCGGGAAAGGAATATTTACAGCTTCGGGTCGGTAGCGAACAGGTCGTTACCGAATATTCCGAGAACGGATCGCTCGACGGAAGAAAATACAATACGATCACGTTTAAAAAAATACTTATCCCCAGGCTTCCGGGCAGGGTGACGGTGCCGCAGGCAAGCGTCACTTTTAACGGGGTATATGAATACAGACGGGTAAGGGACTTCTGGGGGACGAGGGAACAGCCCCTTTTCAGGCGTTTTTCCATACCGTCGAACACGGCAACACTTTCGCTGCTTCCATTGCCGGAAGCGACCAAACCGCTTTATTTCTCCGGTCTTGTCGGCACCTACTCACTGTCGGCCCGTGCCGCCCCCACCGACGTCCGCGTGGGCGATCCAATTACCGTCGCGCTTACCCTGAAAGGGGACGGGTATCTCGAAGAAGCCGATCTTCCGCCGCTTCACGAGATTCCGGAACTGGCGGGAGATTTCAAGATTCCGGAGGACATGTCTCCCGGTGAAATAAGGGACGGCGGAAAGGTGTTTACCCAGACATTCAGGGCAAAACACGAACATATAACCGCGATTCCCGAAATCTCGATTCCATTTTTCAATCCGAAATCGGGAAAGTATGATTATATGACGACAAAACCGATTCCAATTTCAGTCCGTCCGGCCGCGAATGAACTCACGGTGCTCGATTTGGAGGGGAGGGACCCCCTCGAACTCCAGCGGATTCTGGAGGTGTGGGAAGAGGGGATCGCCCATAACTACGAGGGTGATGATGTTCTCGGAACATCAATGGCCAACCTGATCGCCTTTATCGGCAATCCTTTCATCTTCCTCGTTATGGTACTCCCCTTTGCCGCTTATCTCGTCCTTCTTTTTATCTTCAGAATACGGCCGGTCCTTCTCGGCGACAGACAGACGTTGATGGTGAAAAACACCCTGATATCGCTTAAAAAGGCGGTGGAAGGGGTTCGCGCCGCCGGGACGCCGGATGCTTCGTTTGCAGAAAAAATCATGGAGTGCCTGAAGGCTTACCTTGCGGCAAAGACGGGTCACAAAGCCGCCTCACTTACCTATAACGATATCGTCGAACCGCTTCTGCGGCACGGGGTATCCGGAAAGGCAATGGAAACCCTGAAAAAGGTGTTCGATGCGTGTGAAGCGAGTCATTATGCCGGCGGCGCTTTCCTCCCCGAAGATATCAAACAGCTTGCCGACCAGACTGAAGCGAGTGCGGAGGAAATCGAAAGGAGTTACGCATGAGACTGTCCGGAATAATGAAAGCCGTCTCTACGATCGCCGCCCTTTTCATCTGCTCTCTCTTTCACGTTACAGCAGCTACACTCGGAGAAGAACAGATCGAATCCCTTTTTAAGGAAGGAAACGAGCTTTTTCGCCAGGCGATCGAATTTTCATCGAAATCACCCTGGCAGTCGAAAGAACTGTTTATCAAGGCGGCCCTTCACTATGAGCGGATTGTCGAAGAAGGCGGAATACGGAATGGAAAGCTTTATTACAATATCGGAAACGCCTATTTCCGGTCCGGAGATATCGGGAGGGCGATTCTGGCATATGTGCGGGCAGCCAGGTTTATCCCGCAGGATCCGAATCTTGCCCGGAATCTCGCCTACGCACGGTCAAAACGTATCGATAAGATCCCGGAAAAACAGCAAACCGTGATATTCAGAACCGTTTTTTTCTGGCATTATGATTTTTCTCCGGGCGCGCGGTTTACCGTTTTCCTTGTCTGTTTTGTCACGATCTGGATATTGGCCGGCCTGCTATTTTTCTTCAAACATCCGTTTGTCAAGTGGGGCATCATTTCCGCCGCCGTTATCGCCGTCCTGTTTTTAGGCTCCCTGGTGATCGACATGACCGCCGCTTCGAATAACAAACCCGGGGTCGTCCTCTCACAGCAGGTGACGGCGCGAAAAGGGGACAGCGAGGCGTATGAACCGGGCTTTCAGGAACCCCTTCACGCCGGGACCGAGTTCAATCTCATCGAAGAGCGTCGCGGGTGGTACAATATCGAACTCGATGACGGAAGAACCTGCTGGATTCCGGCGGAAGACGCGGGCCTCGCATTTCCCGACTGAACGGCTTTGGCGGTTTTATCTCGAAAAGCCGCCGGTGAAAATATCAGGCTGCCATACATTTTTATCTTTTCAAATGAAAAAATTTTTACTATAGTTTATTCAGGGGAAGGGATGTTTTCGATTGACAGAAGCAAACGATTCCCGGAGAGGGTCATCTTCCCGGGGGAGGACTGTTGTTATGAATCCCGCAAACACTCAAGGGGGAGGAGATGAATGAAAAAAGAAAATTCGACAGGTATCTGTTGGTCACCGATGTCGAACAGCATAAAATGCAGTCGAAAGAACGTTCGCGCGGAAAGACGAAAAATATCAGCAGTGGGGGCATTTGCATAACAACGGAAGATGCGCCGTTGGGTCACGGCGAACTCTATCTCCTTCGGTTTACGCTGCCGGAATCCGGAAATTTTATAGTCGAAGTGAAGGCAAAGGTCGTCTACAACCGTCATTATTTTTCGGGGTCACACAATCTCTACGATAACGGCCTCCAGTTTGTCGATATAAAAAAGGAACTGCTTGAACAGATCGATGAATATAAAATCGGAAGTGTGTTCGAGGGATGAGGGCGGATGAAATGAAACCACCTCCCGTGTCAGTCGTCGATGCCGGACGTTATGATCCGCTTGTCATTGGGCCGGCAATACAAAAGGCCCTTGATGCTCTCGATATCAGGATTCCAAATCACAGCACGGTTCTCATCAAACCCAATATAATGGCCCAGAACAGACCCGGGCAGCATACCGTCACTCATTATACGATTATCGACGCCCTGTGCCGGATGTGCGCCGATAACGGCTGTACCATACAGATAGGAGAATCGATCGGTTTTTTCCAGAAAAAACTGACTCGAAAAGGATTTCTCACCTCACACATCCGTAGTGTTGCCGAGCGGTATGGGGCCGAGCTTGTTCCTTTTGATGAGGAGCCCTTGAAAAAGATATCGATCAAGGGAATCGCGAACAATCTTGCT contains these protein-coding regions:
- a CDS encoding PilZ domain-containing protein, with translation MNEKRKFDRYLLVTDVEQHKMQSKERSRGKTKNISSGGICITTEDAPLGHGELYLLRFTLPESGNFIVEVKAKVVYNRHYFSGSHNLYDNGLQFVDIKKELLEQIDEYKIGSVFEG
- a CDS encoding BatD family protein gives rise to the protein MKNGTNVPLNVFIISVLLIFLMTPAAAAADDLAAVASVEKSDVFLGEDFIYQISVKGSNSPEQPQLSGISGFDVSYLGGADQSNSFTIIINGEKTVNESKAYIFQYRLTPRQTGTLTIPSVMVRAEGKNLATSPIVIRVSKPEEVADYKFRLRFSKTSCYIGDSITVTAVWYFAKNVQDPSFNVPLFEDNHFRVVTPEIKREPGKEYLQLRVGSEQVVTEYSENGSLDGRKYNTITFKKILIPRLPGRVTVPQASVTFNGVYEYRRVRDFWGTREQPLFRRFSIPSNTATLSLLPLPEATKPLYFSGLVGTYSLSARAAPTDVRVGDPITVALTLKGDGYLEEADLPPLHEIPELAGDFKIPEDMSPGEIRDGGKVFTQTFRAKHEHITAIPEISIPFFNPKSGKYDYMTTKPIPISVRPAANELTVLDLEGRDPLELQRILEVWEEGIAHNYEGDDVLGTSMANLIAFIGNPFIFLVMVLPFAAYLVLLFIFRIRPVLLGDRQTLMVKNTLISLKKAVEGVRAAGTPDASFAEKIMECLKAYLAAKTGHKAASLTYNDIVEPLLRHGVSGKAMETLKKVFDACEASHYAGGAFLPEDIKQLADQTEASAEEIERSYA